A window of Shewanella mesophila contains these coding sequences:
- a CDS encoding DMSO/selenate family reductase complex B subunit, with the protein MTQETQLGFYFDSSKCTGCKTCHIACKDRMVGKTRNKDDVTNSGVSPLPGMLWRRVYEYGGGSWEQNGDSSYEQNVFAYYASIGCNHCSEPVCVKACPTGAMHKRKEDGLVLVEESLCIGCESCSRACPYDAPQIDLERKVMTKCDGCIDRLAEGKKPICVEGCPLRALDFDTMVNLRAKYGNGDGHFAPLPSASITSPNLIVKASRKAQPSGAGNGRILNIREV; encoded by the coding sequence ATGACACAGGAAACTCAATTAGGATTTTATTTTGATAGCAGTAAGTGCACTGGTTGTAAAACTTGCCATATTGCCTGTAAAGATCGAATGGTTGGTAAAACCCGTAATAAAGATGACGTGACCAATAGCGGTGTTTCACCTTTACCTGGGATGCTATGGCGTAGAGTCTATGAATACGGAGGCGGTTCATGGGAGCAAAATGGCGATAGCAGTTATGAACAAAACGTTTTCGCTTACTATGCCTCTATAGGGTGTAATCACTGCTCTGAACCCGTTTGTGTAAAGGCTTGCCCAACAGGGGCGATGCATAAGCGTAAAGAAGATGGTTTAGTGTTGGTTGAAGAATCTTTATGTATTGGTTGTGAGAGTTGTTCACGTGCTTGTCCTTACGATGCGCCTCAAATTGATCTTGAGAGGAAGGTGATGACTAAGTGCGATGGATGTATTGATCGCTTAGCAGAAGGGAAAAAACCTATTTGTGTTGAAGGGTGCCCTTTACGCGCATTAGATTTTGATACGATGGTAAACCTCCGTGCTAAATATGGTAATGGTGATGGTCATTTTGCTCCGTTACCTTCAGCTTCAATAACTTCACCTAATTTAATTGTGAAAGCGTCTAGAAAAGCGCAGCCTTCAGGTGCTGGGAATGGACGAATTTTAAATATTCGAGAAGTTTAA
- a CDS encoding toll/interleukin-1 receptor domain-containing protein encodes MKNLFLSYSSKDRALALSLKASLERCGHQVWFDQEKIAGGEHYAARIPKGLNDAELFLVLCTKNSMGDARVNYTGSSEVIKEIELALQFGCRVLPLKADDTPNTAFDSAYQYHMSTLQWIDICAAVAQNDFTTVIAQILADSNTMPRESLDAQYLKQATGALKTANPEAALAILEHHHFQADSRDEAKYLLLMARLQMRTFKRLSKSQADTFVTSFTHLLYTDMAPAAAYSLGALSRHYYQENFIADATPGFNQLKAIGQSKGRVKAKYKKTVEPILPAGNRFSLDWDF; translated from the coding sequence ATGAAGAACTTGTTTCTTAGTTACAGCTCAAAAGATCGTGCGCTTGCCTTGTCACTCAAGGCAAGTTTAGAACGTTGTGGTCATCAGGTATGGTTTGATCAGGAAAAAATTGCGGGCGGCGAACATTATGCCGCCCGCATTCCTAAAGGCTTGAATGACGCAGAACTGTTTTTGGTACTGTGTACAAAAAACTCTATGGGTGATGCGCGAGTTAATTACACTGGCTCGAGTGAAGTGATAAAAGAAATTGAGCTGGCTTTGCAGTTTGGTTGTCGGGTGTTGCCATTAAAGGCTGACGATACGCCAAATACGGCATTTGATAGCGCTTATCAATATCACATGTCGACATTACAGTGGATAGATATTTGTGCAGCGGTAGCACAGAATGATTTCACCACTGTCATCGCTCAAATATTGGCTGATAGCAATACAATGCCCCGCGAGTCACTTGATGCGCAATACCTTAAACAAGCGACTGGAGCGTTAAAAACAGCCAATCCAGAGGCTGCGTTAGCCATCTTAGAGCATCACCATTTTCAAGCCGATTCGAGAGATGAAGCAAAGTATTTACTCTTGATGGCTAGGTTACAAATGAGGACCTTCAAGCGGTTGTCTAAAAGCCAAGCCGATACCTTTGTTACTAGTTTTACTCACTTGCTTTATACCGATATGGCGCCGGCAGCGGCCTATAGCCTGGGAGCGCTTTCTCGGCATTATTATCAAGAGAATTTTATTGCGGATGCAACACCCGGGTTTAATCAGTTGAAAGCGATTGGTCAAAGCAAAGGTCGAGTGAAAGCTAAGTATAAAAAGACAGTGGAGCCGATTTTACCTGCGGGTAATCGTTTCTCTCTGGATTGGGACTTCTAG
- a CDS encoding LysE family translocator produces the protein MTISLILPMIAFAIAASISPGPVNLVCLSSGSRYPLSKGLIFVTGATLGFIALFITIGMGLYSVLSVVPGFNAFLRWAGVTFLLYLSFLLFRDDGRLPEDEKRKAPGFITGVIMQWVNPKAWLASASGIGAYTSGHDLHEVIVFATLYMPICWLSLSCWVYAGVYLRRYVQRPIVLVTLNRVLAFLLAASCIYLLIE, from the coding sequence ATGACAATTTCATTAATTTTACCAATGATTGCATTTGCCATAGCCGCATCGATTTCACCAGGCCCCGTAAATCTGGTGTGTCTAAGCAGCGGCAGCCGCTATCCCCTTTCCAAAGGGTTAATTTTCGTCACAGGTGCAACCCTAGGCTTCATAGCCCTGTTCATTACCATAGGCATGGGGCTATATTCTGTGCTGTCAGTGGTACCTGGATTTAATGCATTCTTACGCTGGGCCGGCGTTACATTTTTACTTTATCTTAGTTTTCTGCTGTTTCGTGATGATGGACGCCTACCAGAAGATGAAAAACGCAAAGCACCAGGGTTTATAACCGGCGTTATCATGCAGTGGGTCAACCCCAAAGCCTGGTTGGCATCAGCTTCGGGCATTGGAGCTTACACCAGTGGTCACGACTTACATGAGGTCATCGTGTTTGCGACGCTATATATGCCAATCTGCTGGCTATCTCTGAGTTGTTGGGTTTATGCTGGAGTCTACCTACGTCGATACGTTCAACGCCCTATAGTACTGGTTACGCTGAACCGAGTGCTCGCTTTTTTACTCGCCGCCAGTTGTATCTATCTGCTGATTGAGTAA
- a CDS encoding TorD/DmsD family molecular chaperone gives MNNEKLQDIQAIANVMHSVLTVYPESDLINTFKSNSIGESWPRLSNTDRERVGLEHLISYIESWANNEQEIIQLKLDYGNLFYGPGTPIAPPWGSSYTSASLLLNDSSTKELQEFYAAHNINIAMKSNEPIDHIGLIMAVLAFLFEKLQKQSEDERLKKVITELLAEHLLPWGDRCLELAYLNAETEYFKGISLIGRDFLLYIRDLFNVTPRAVAIYR, from the coding sequence ATGAATAATGAAAAGCTTCAAGATATACAGGCTATTGCAAACGTTATGCACTCAGTGTTGACGGTTTATCCTGAGTCAGATCTAATAAATACTTTTAAAAGTAATAGTATAGGTGAAAGTTGGCCTCGTTTATCCAATACTGATAGAGAAAGAGTTGGGTTGGAACACCTAATTTCTTACATTGAAAGTTGGGCAAATAATGAACAGGAAATTATTCAACTAAAACTTGACTATGGAAACTTATTCTATGGACCTGGAACCCCGATAGCACCGCCATGGGGATCGTCTTATACAAGTGCTTCTTTACTACTAAATGATAGCAGTACCAAAGAGTTGCAAGAATTTTATGCTGCTCACAATATAAATATTGCCATGAAGAGTAATGAACCAATCGATCATATTGGTCTGATAATGGCAGTGCTCGCTTTTCTATTTGAAAAGTTGCAAAAACAATCAGAAGACGAAAGGCTTAAAAAAGTGATAACAGAGTTGCTTGCGGAGCATTTACTCCCATGGGGAGATAGGTGTTTAGAGCTAGCTTATCTAAATGCTGAAACAGAATATTTTAAAGGTATTTCCCTTATAGGAAGAGATTTTCTTTTATATATAAGAGATTTATTTAATGTTACTCCTAGGGCTGTAGCTATTTATCGCTAA
- a CDS encoding DMSO/selenate family reductase complex A subunit yields the protein MERRNFLKMSAAIGAAATVTGCNNSAKDANVTPPDLPDTAGETINWSACLVNCGSNCPIKVFSKDGIITRIETDHETTDQYGVNHHARACPRGRSLRQRTYATDRLRTPMKRVGKRGEAKFVPITWEQAYSEIGNKLQAIKDSYGPESIYMHYGTGAYYGFSSNTATWGRLLNLNGGFLDHHWDYSWAGVYSACMATYGDQWDSIGGSSLSEIENSDLFIGFGFNPNEIRMSGSGEGYDFVKALENNQKGIKVWMVEPRYTDSMRGNEDEWLAIRPGTDAALIEAVIHQMISSGWVDQNAKAFLDKYAVGYDRASLVNSKASIALSSDPFIASHAQYVDPDQNYYDYIMGQGVFAAAGAKTPTWAANICGVPENKIKQLALAIMTADAPYISAGAGISRHANGDQATRAVYTLAIMTGKIGKAGVNSGAMPTSYSFGVAGMPKGSNPVDVTIPVYTWSDAVVRGKDFSGTTDGVRFKASGSQERYDNNPAQLGTNIKAIINCAGNALINQHSDSNGTAKILEDDSLCELVIVSDCWMTPSAKFADYLLPDSTWLESVDYANDSYASGQMAYATFMSTSLKPLGDAQSMYDICAGIAKAMGKGAEFTEGLSGQQWCEKLYQQTKSMNTDVDMPDTYEEAQKIGVFRKYMSSPVIAYQSFIQDPVANPRPTISGKFEIFSVSLARKAATWSLPNGDKITPLPQYVITWDGYEDQDSIDAGFPLQLCGYHTKGRTHSSYHNVAWLREAVEDAVWMNPMDAADRGLSDGDTVHVYNDRGSMELPVKLTPRVTPGVCSLGQGAWYKPDANGKVGPSGHILDVGGCINTITKYHPSPVTKGNPQHTNRVQVVKA from the coding sequence ATGGAACGTAGAAACTTTTTAAAAATGAGTGCAGCAATTGGGGCAGCGGCAACAGTCACTGGATGTAATAATAGTGCAAAAGATGCCAATGTTACCCCGCCAGATCTTCCTGATACTGCGGGTGAGACAATTAATTGGTCAGCCTGTTTAGTTAACTGTGGTTCTAATTGTCCTATTAAGGTTTTTAGCAAAGACGGTATCATTACTCGTATTGAGACCGATCATGAAACAACAGATCAATATGGTGTCAATCATCATGCACGAGCTTGCCCTCGTGGTCGCTCGCTGCGCCAACGGACTTATGCGACAGATAGGCTGCGTACTCCAATGAAGCGTGTTGGTAAAAGAGGCGAAGCCAAGTTTGTACCTATTACTTGGGAACAAGCATATTCTGAAATCGGTAATAAACTTCAAGCGATTAAAGACAGTTATGGTCCTGAATCTATCTACATGCATTATGGTACAGGCGCCTACTATGGCTTCTCTTCAAATACCGCAACTTGGGGAAGATTGCTTAATCTAAATGGTGGCTTTTTAGATCACCATTGGGATTACTCATGGGCTGGTGTTTACTCCGCTTGTATGGCTACTTATGGAGACCAATGGGATAGCATAGGTGGTAGTTCATTAAGTGAGATAGAGAACTCAGATCTGTTTATTGGCTTCGGATTTAATCCTAACGAAATTCGTATGAGTGGTAGCGGTGAAGGCTATGACTTTGTAAAAGCGTTAGAAAATAATCAAAAAGGTATAAAAGTTTGGATGGTTGAACCTCGTTATACCGATTCAATGCGCGGGAACGAGGATGAGTGGTTAGCTATTCGCCCCGGAACAGATGCTGCACTTATTGAAGCCGTAATTCATCAAATGATTAGCAGTGGGTGGGTTGATCAAAACGCTAAGGCTTTTTTAGATAAGTATGCTGTTGGGTATGATCGAGCTTCTCTAGTGAATAGCAAGGCATCAATAGCCCTTAGTTCAGATCCTTTCATTGCTTCACATGCTCAATATGTTGACCCTGACCAAAACTATTATGATTACATTATGGGCCAAGGTGTATTTGCTGCAGCGGGAGCTAAAACTCCAACTTGGGCTGCTAATATATGTGGCGTGCCAGAAAACAAAATTAAGCAGTTAGCTTTAGCTATTATGACGGCTGATGCTCCATATATTTCTGCTGGCGCAGGTATCAGTCGCCATGCCAATGGCGATCAAGCTACTCGTGCCGTATACACGCTAGCGATCATGACTGGAAAAATTGGCAAAGCAGGTGTCAATAGCGGTGCTATGCCAACAAGTTACAGCTTTGGGGTTGCTGGAATGCCCAAAGGCTCGAATCCAGTCGATGTCACCATTCCTGTATACACTTGGTCAGACGCAGTAGTGAGAGGTAAAGACTTTAGTGGCACAACAGATGGTGTTCGCTTTAAGGCGAGTGGAAGCCAAGAACGGTATGATAATAATCCTGCACAATTAGGCACAAATATTAAGGCTATTATTAACTGTGCTGGGAACGCGCTGATAAATCAACATTCTGATAGTAACGGTACAGCCAAAATACTTGAAGATGACAGTTTGTGTGAACTCGTCATTGTCAGTGATTGCTGGATGACGCCTTCTGCTAAATTTGCGGATTACCTGTTACCTGATAGCACTTGGCTTGAATCTGTCGACTACGCAAATGATTCTTACGCGTCAGGACAGATGGCTTACGCCACCTTCATGAGTACATCGTTAAAACCTTTGGGTGACGCGCAATCAATGTATGACATCTGTGCAGGTATTGCAAAAGCGATGGGTAAAGGAGCTGAATTTACTGAAGGATTATCGGGTCAACAATGGTGCGAAAAGCTGTATCAACAGACCAAGTCAATGAATACAGACGTTGATATGCCAGACACCTATGAAGAAGCGCAAAAAATTGGTGTTTTTCGTAAGTACATGTCTTCACCTGTCATTGCTTATCAGTCTTTCATTCAAGATCCCGTGGCCAATCCAAGACCGACTATTTCAGGGAAGTTTGAGATTTTCTCTGTGTCACTGGCTCGTAAAGCGGCAACTTGGTCTTTACCTAATGGGGATAAGATCACACCACTGCCTCAATATGTGATCACATGGGATGGATATGAGGATCAAGACAGTATTGATGCTGGTTTCCCATTACAACTGTGTGGTTATCACACCAAAGGCCGTACTCACTCTAGTTACCATAATGTTGCTTGGTTACGAGAAGCCGTTGAGGATGCTGTTTGGATGAACCCCATGGACGCTGCGGATCGTGGATTGTCAGATGGAGATACAGTGCATGTGTACAACGATAGAGGCTCAATGGAATTACCTGTGAAATTGACCCCAAGAGTAACGCCTGGTGTTTGCTCTTTAGGACAAGGTGCTTGGTACAAGCCTGATGCAAATGGAAAGGTCGGTCCTTCAGGACATATTCTAGATGTAGGGGGCTGTATCAATACTATAACTAAATATCATCCTTCACCTGTAACGAAGGGTAATCCACAACATACCAATCGTGTTCAGGTAGTTAAAGCTTAA
- a CDS encoding WD40 repeat domain-containing protein — translation MQVFKFYGEHVASLDEHDDVIIGVFELADGNIATASKDGSLRFWNPRSGACYSTIEAKIDNLDSIQFFVNQKQLAISEPEGISIFRFSGDQVVQLKGQKKPLKSLCQLSSGNWLTWSDGEKPTLWSDSGQSLKRFNFNFSFENGFIEKVAEQQLLIKNANEQVSLWQNDGTLIDSHVNSAEVSDLFAALSKALTQVEQHIEKQPTINHYPHLRNFIGSNESKSVLVPARELESQKLNFDNDAKQKEIWDFFNRPIPRELTTAMKREVKAARSAEKVLKQKIETAQEAQEIHKKKRGFNKIISLVMLFLTLVVAGVGAVLCTGENAPDLFNQLAGDYVSGFRPLKLDVVMIICAGAAGLPLLLCLIFFMKNRSQKTLQLLETGNLTLLNALLPEYCQLIDKVKAHRAQLWKSVPLRKNRNLYSGESVNATIQSVIENEIEKQALHSCGLEKEDVIYSNHEAIVLSDWALIQSDERRAPALTKLHGENEFSFWGDKNGSLVFAVQYIQFIFLTADKIDLFTGFYDFINKELSGKSSKSFFYKDVTTVNKDDVERQTGIGKKTISAIDVNLVVSSGDKIRLTILTQESLRSIVEAAKDNEEKERVSNHSILKALEARKKSILEDTDMDDEEREEELDDIETQIKSMNKDNAALDSEISTNKAEEAIKNIRHQLKLHKQERNEELVS, via the coding sequence GTGCAGGTGTTTAAATTCTATGGTGAGCATGTTGCTAGTCTTGATGAGCATGACGATGTGATTATCGGTGTGTTTGAGCTTGCAGATGGCAATATAGCAACTGCAAGTAAAGATGGCAGTTTACGTTTTTGGAATCCGAGATCGGGCGCCTGCTATTCAACGATTGAAGCGAAAATTGACAATCTTGACTCAATACAATTCTTCGTTAACCAAAAGCAGTTAGCTATCAGTGAGCCAGAAGGTATCAGCATTTTCCGTTTTTCTGGCGATCAAGTTGTACAGTTAAAAGGGCAAAAAAAGCCGTTAAAGTCCCTTTGCCAGCTAAGTAGTGGTAATTGGTTAACTTGGAGTGACGGTGAAAAACCAACACTTTGGTCGGACTCAGGGCAAAGTTTAAAGCGATTTAATTTTAACTTCTCATTTGAAAATGGTTTCATTGAGAAAGTGGCAGAACAGCAATTGCTGATTAAAAACGCTAATGAGCAAGTCTCATTATGGCAAAACGATGGCACACTAATTGATTCGCATGTTAACTCCGCTGAAGTCTCTGACTTATTTGCCGCTTTATCAAAAGCATTAACCCAGGTTGAACAACATATTGAAAAGCAGCCAACAATTAACCATTACCCTCATTTAAGAAATTTTATCGGTAGCAATGAAAGCAAAAGCGTTTTAGTGCCCGCTCGGGAACTGGAGTCGCAAAAGCTGAATTTTGACAATGATGCCAAACAAAAAGAGATATGGGACTTTTTTAATCGTCCTATTCCGCGAGAACTGACCACTGCGATGAAAAGAGAGGTGAAAGCGGCTCGTTCGGCAGAAAAAGTGCTTAAACAAAAAATTGAAACAGCACAAGAAGCGCAGGAAATTCACAAGAAAAAGCGTGGCTTTAATAAGATTATTAGCTTGGTGATGCTGTTTTTAACCTTAGTTGTTGCTGGCGTTGGTGCCGTTTTATGCACAGGGGAAAATGCACCAGACTTGTTTAATCAGTTGGCGGGCGATTATGTTTCTGGATTCAGGCCTCTTAAGCTCGATGTCGTTATGATCATTTGTGCTGGGGCAGCAGGTCTGCCGTTGTTATTGTGTTTGATCTTCTTTATGAAAAACCGAAGTCAAAAAACATTGCAGCTTTTGGAAACCGGAAACTTAACGCTACTTAATGCACTTTTACCCGAGTATTGTCAGCTAATTGATAAGGTAAAAGCCCATCGTGCTCAACTATGGAAGAGTGTACCGCTAAGAAAGAATCGTAATCTCTATAGTGGTGAATCTGTTAATGCGACCATACAAAGTGTTATTGAAAATGAGATCGAAAAACAAGCCCTTCATAGCTGTGGTCTAGAAAAAGAGGATGTTATTTACTCAAATCACGAAGCCATTGTATTAAGTGATTGGGCATTGATTCAGTCTGATGAAAGGCGTGCTCCAGCATTAACTAAGCTACATGGTGAAAATGAATTTAGTTTCTGGGGAGATAAAAATGGATCATTGGTGTTTGCCGTTCAATATATCCAATTTATTTTCTTAACCGCAGACAAAATTGATCTGTTTACCGGTTTTTATGACTTTATTAACAAAGAATTAAGCGGTAAATCGTCAAAAAGTTTCTTCTACAAAGATGTGACCACAGTTAATAAGGACGATGTGGAGCGTCAAACTGGCATTGGTAAAAAGACGATTTCGGCAATAGACGTTAATCTCGTTGTGAGTAGTGGCGATAAGATTCGGTTAACTATTCTTACTCAAGAAAGTTTACGAAGTATTGTCGAGGCAGCTAAAGATAACGAAGAGAAAGAGAGAGTCAGCAACCATTCTATCTTGAAGGCACTGGAAGCAAGAAAGAAAAGCATTCTTGAAGACACAGACATGGATGATGAGGAACGTGAAGAAGAGTTAGATGATATTGAAACTCAAATTAAATCCATGAATAAAGATAATGCGGCTTTAGATAGCGAGATCTCAACTAATAAAGCTGAAGAGGCAATTAAGAATATCCGTCATCAACTCAAGCTGCATAAGCAGGAACGCAATGAAGAACTTGTTTCTTAG
- a CDS encoding AraC family transcriptional regulator codes for MNDPRKPMFWRDSRMPYVELRVVGDGRKVCYAPHSHSQWSLGAIVEGNSTFVYRDNQYKVSAGTLVIMNPEWIHACNPIDNQPWGYLMLYIDTNWLTNLRYEIGLLDTPCWQDISTAILSSPEWYAGYCRVAECLLRTDSELLEKQTVVVEYLTALMFELADQEVVSQPKPPDNLQVLAAYLKEHAIEEVSLDTLCEISGYSPGHLIRTFKHYFGFTPHAYLINYRIQRGQHELKQGIPIAETAFNTGFADQPHFQRTFKKLLAATPKQYRQSLLNQQIDTTGGE; via the coding sequence ATGAACGATCCAAGAAAGCCTATGTTTTGGCGAGACTCACGGATGCCCTATGTGGAGCTTCGAGTGGTTGGTGACGGGCGAAAGGTCTGTTATGCCCCACACAGTCATAGCCAATGGTCCTTGGGAGCGATCGTTGAGGGTAACAGCACGTTTGTCTACCGAGATAACCAATATAAGGTCAGTGCTGGAACTCTGGTAATCATGAACCCAGAGTGGATTCATGCTTGTAATCCGATCGATAACCAACCTTGGGGTTACCTGATGCTGTATATCGATACCAACTGGTTAACCAATCTACGATATGAGATTGGTCTTTTAGATACTCCTTGTTGGCAGGATATTTCCACGGCTATCCTATCAAGCCCTGAATGGTACGCAGGCTATTGTCGGGTGGCAGAGTGTTTGCTTAGAACAGATAGTGAATTGTTGGAAAAGCAAACCGTTGTGGTTGAGTACCTCACTGCCTTGATGTTCGAATTAGCTGACCAAGAGGTGGTATCGCAACCCAAGCCCCCCGATAACTTGCAAGTGTTGGCAGCCTATTTGAAAGAGCATGCTATAGAGGAGGTGTCCTTGGATACGTTGTGCGAGATCTCCGGTTATAGCCCAGGTCATCTTATCCGCACATTTAAACATTACTTTGGCTTCACCCCGCATGCGTATCTGATTAACTATCGAATCCAGCGCGGACAACATGAGCTTAAACAGGGTATCCCTATTGCGGAAACGGCTTTTAACACCGGGTTTGCCGACCAGCCGCACTTTCAACGCACCTTTAAGAAATTGCTGGCTGCAACACCGAAGCAATACCGACAGTCATTACTCAATCAGCAGATAGATACAACTGGCGGCGAGTAA